Proteins from one Rhodanobacteraceae bacterium genomic window:
- the speD gene encoding adenosylmethionine decarboxylase produces the protein MVKPIPRLKLQGFNNLTKALSFNIYDVCYAVTEEQRNRYIEYIDEAYNAERLTEILTEVADIIGANVLNVARQDYDPQGASVTILISEQPVIDRADVGREMLKDAMRESDEPAEASVVAHLDKSHITVHTYPESHPFNGISTFRADIDVATCGVISPLKALNYLIDSFESDIVIMDYRVRGATRDVRGTKHYIDHKINSIQDFLSKPIKNRYEMFDVNVYQENIFHTKMHIKEFDLDTYLFEATKNELSFKDRARIEAQVRREIGELFHGRNLD, from the coding sequence TCCGCGCCTCAAGCTGCAGGGTTTCAACAACCTGACGAAGGCCCTGTCCTTCAACATCTACGACGTCTGCTACGCGGTCACCGAGGAGCAGCGCAACCGCTACATCGAGTACATCGATGAGGCCTACAACGCCGAGCGCCTGACCGAGATCCTGACCGAGGTTGCCGACATCATCGGCGCCAACGTGCTCAACGTCGCGCGCCAGGACTACGATCCGCAGGGCGCCAGCGTCACCATCCTGATCTCCGAGCAGCCGGTCATCGACCGCGCCGATGTCGGCCGCGAGATGCTGAAGGATGCGATGCGCGAATCGGACGAGCCCGCCGAGGCGAGCGTCGTGGCGCACCTGGACAAGAGCCACATCACCGTCCACACCTATCCGGAAAGCCACCCGTTCAACGGCATCAGCACCTTCCGTGCGGATATCGACGTGGCCACCTGTGGCGTGATTTCGCCGCTGAAGGCGCTGAACTACCTGATCGACAGCTTCGAGTCGGACATCGTGATCATGGATTACCGCGTGCGCGGCGCCACCCGCGACGTGCGTGGCACCAAGCACTACATCGACCACAAGATCAACTCGATCCAGGACTTCCTGTCCAAGCCGATCAAGAACCGCTACGAGATGTTCGACGTCAACGTCTACCAGGAGAACATCTTCCACACGAAGATGCATATCAAGGAGTTCGACCTCGACACCTACCTGTTCGAGGCGACCAAGAACGAGCTCTCGTTCAAGGACCGCGCGCGGATCGAGGCGCAGGTGCGCCGCGAGATCGGCGAGCTGTTCCACGGGCGCAACCTGGACTGA
- the coq7 gene encoding 2-polyprenyl-3-methyl-6-methoxy-1,4-benzoquinone monooxygenase, producing the protein MSRPLRESSNLDRLLAEADRALRTVFAPAEAPDRPSPGAPHPRIELDDAQRRHVAGLMRINHAGEVCAQALYYGQAAVARDPAVAAHLMQAAREEGDHLAWCESRLAELGSRPSVLNPFWYAGAFAIGAGAGLIGDRLSLGFVVETERQVESHLGDHLTRLPEGDERTRAVLEQMKSDEVEHGANAQARGAMELPWPLPQVMQVAADALRAVAYRF; encoded by the coding sequence ATGAGCCGACCGCTGCGCGAATCCTCCAACCTAGACCGCCTGCTGGCCGAAGCCGACCGCGCGCTGCGCACGGTGTTCGCCCCAGCCGAGGCACCGGACCGGCCGAGCCCGGGCGCGCCCCATCCGCGGATCGAACTGGACGACGCCCAGCGCCGACATGTCGCGGGGCTGATGCGCATCAACCACGCCGGCGAGGTCTGTGCGCAGGCGCTGTACTACGGCCAGGCCGCGGTGGCGCGCGATCCGGCGGTGGCTGCGCACCTGATGCAGGCCGCGCGCGAGGAAGGCGATCACCTGGCCTGGTGCGAATCGCGCCTGGCCGAACTCGGCAGCCGCCCGAGCGTATTGAATCCGTTCTGGTACGCCGGCGCCTTCGCCATCGGTGCCGGCGCCGGATTGATCGGCGACCGCCTCAGCCTCGGATTCGTGGTGGAAACCGAGCGTCAGGTCGAGAGCCATCTCGGCGATCACCTGACTCGTTTGCCCGAAGGCGACGAGCGCACGCGCGCCGTGCTGGAGCAGATGAAGTCCGACGAGGTGGAGCACGGCGCGAACGCCCAGGCCCGCGGCGCGATGGAACTGCCGTGGCCGCTACCGCAGGTGATGCAGGTAGCTGCCGACGCGCTGCGCGCGGTCGCTTACCGGTTCTGA
- a CDS encoding (Fe-S)-binding protein, with protein MAGAKHDGGDLNGASEALRARADECVMCGLCLPHCPTFRLSGLETRSPRGRIALAKTLSADAPVDIAVTEAFATCLQCRACESVCPAQVHYGEIIEGARALLRDGRGPTLAERAAGYPTAAAASLSLLGRLARATPALTHRLGRRARWLLRAGKPLAPDAGQGATTALFTGCLARSFESDAQRALVEVARAIGESLAVLADPGCCGAIARHLGDPVGAAGMAARNREVWAHNRIREVVALDSGCIESLRRDAGEVQVVEACRWLLARRAAWAPRLRALPARIGLYAPCTHRHALRDAAAARELLAALPGVEVVAIDAGHGCCGAAGPHLLDHPEQADALAQPIVEKIAALELDALATTNVGCSLHLGERLLLSGVNLSFQHPVACLAQRWLPASPP; from the coding sequence ATGGCAGGCGCGAAGCATGACGGTGGCGATCTGAACGGAGCCAGCGAGGCGCTGCGGGCGCGTGCGGACGAATGCGTGATGTGCGGGCTGTGCCTGCCGCACTGTCCCACATTCCGGCTGAGCGGGTTGGAGACCCGCTCGCCGCGTGGCCGCATAGCGCTGGCGAAGACCCTGTCGGCCGATGCACCGGTAGACATTGCGGTGACCGAGGCGTTCGCGACCTGCCTGCAATGCCGCGCGTGTGAGTCGGTGTGCCCGGCGCAGGTGCACTACGGCGAGATCATCGAAGGCGCCCGCGCGCTGTTGCGCGATGGCCGCGGCCCTACGCTGGCCGAGCGCGCGGCGGGTTACCCGACTGCTGCAGCGGCGTCACTCTCGCTACTGGGACGATTGGCGCGCGCGACGCCTGCACTGACGCATCGGCTGGGCCGCCGCGCGCGCTGGTTGCTGCGCGCCGGCAAGCCCTTGGCACCCGACGCCGGCCAGGGCGCGACCACCGCGCTGTTCACCGGCTGCCTGGCGCGCAGCTTCGAAAGCGACGCGCAGCGGGCGCTGGTCGAGGTGGCGCGCGCCATTGGCGAGTCCCTGGCGGTGCTGGCTGATCCTGGTTGCTGCGGCGCAATTGCGCGCCATCTGGGCGATCCCGTCGGCGCTGCTGGGATGGCCGCCCGCAACCGCGAAGTGTGGGCGCACAACCGGATCCGCGAGGTGGTCGCGCTCGACAGCGGCTGCATCGAATCACTGCGCCGGGATGCCGGCGAGGTCCAGGTCGTCGAAGCCTGCCGCTGGCTGCTCGCGCGGCGCGCCGCGTGGGCGCCACGGCTGCGCGCGCTGCCCGCCCGCATCGGCCTGTACGCACCGTGCACGCATCGGCATGCGCTGCGTGACGCGGCCGCCGCGCGCGAGTTGCTGGCGGCGCTGCCGGGCGTCGAGGTGGTGGCCATCGATGCCGGCCATGGCTGCTGCGGCGCGGCCGGGCCGCACCTGCTCGACCACCCGGAGCAGGCGGATGCGCTGGCGCAGCCCATCGTGGAGAAGATCGCGGCGCTCGAGCTGGATGCGCTGGCGACCACCAACGTGGGCTGCAGCCTGCACCTCGGTGAGCGTCTGCTGCTGAGCGGCGTCAACCTTTCATTCCAGCATCCGGTGGCATGCTTGGCGCAACGATGGTTGCCCGCTTCCCCACCATGA